The following coding sequences are from one Fusobacterium simiae window:
- a CDS encoding GNAT family N-acetyltransferase — protein sequence MIKEFDGSQKMMEDIIYIDNKSFKDIDASTDELCERIAKNKQYQLFVKYIQNIPVAYLGILYMSNLHYDGAWVDLIAVVEEHRNKGIGKELLKFAENKVMEKKGTVITGLVRKDNFSSSTMFLKSDFKSNEKDFILYLKDI from the coding sequence ATGATAAAAGAATTTGATGGTTCACAAAAAATGATGGAAGATATAATTTATATAGATAACAAGTCTTTTAAAGATATAGATGCTAGTACAGATGAATTATGTGAAAGGATAGCAAAAAATAAACAATATCAATTATTTGTTAAATATATACAAAATATTCCAGTTGCATATCTAGGAATTTTGTATATGTCAAATTTACATTATGATGGTGCATGGGTAGATTTAATTGCAGTGGTAGAAGAGCATAGAAATAAAGGAATAGGAAAGGAATTACTTAAATTTGCTGAAAATAAAGTAATGGAAAAGAAAGGTACAGTTATAACTGGATTAGTAAGAAAAGATAATTTTTCTTCTTCTACAATGTTTTTAAAATCTGATTTTAAATCTAATGAAAAAGATTTTATTTTATATTTAAAAGATATTTAG
- a CDS encoding MBL fold metallo-hydrolase, whose product MLNEIAKDIYLVEVPLPKNPLRALNCYFLKNEENILVIDSGFDHEESEKVFFDALEELGAKIGKTDMFLTHLHADHSGLALKFKNKYQGKVYCSQIDTDYINQMKHDLYANRFVPTLKVMGMEPDFKFFETHPGLVYCVKGKLDTTIVKDGDKIDFGDYHFEVVDLSGHTPGQVGIYDREHKILFSGDHILNKITPNISFWEFKYKDILGTYLKNLDKVYNMDIDIIYSAHRGMVENPKLRIEELKKHYADRNAEVYNLLKEGEKFNAAQIAAKMHWDYRAKNFEEFPNNQKWFATGEALANLEHLRAIGKADYEFIDGVAFYRAL is encoded by the coding sequence ATGTTAAATGAAATTGCAAAAGATATATATTTAGTAGAAGTACCTTTACCAAAAAATCCATTGAGAGCATTAAATTGTTATTTTTTAAAAAATGAAGAAAATATTTTAGTTATAGATAGTGGCTTTGACCATGAAGAAAGTGAAAAAGTGTTTTTTGATGCCTTAGAAGAACTAGGAGCAAAAATTGGAAAGACTGATATGTTTTTAACTCATTTACATGCTGACCATTCAGGATTAGCTTTAAAATTTAAAAATAAATATCAAGGGAAAGTTTATTGTAGTCAAATAGATACTGATTATATAAATCAAATGAAACATGATTTATATGCTAATAGATTTGTTCCTACATTAAAAGTTATGGGAATGGAACCTGATTTTAAATTTTTTGAAACTCACCCTGGGCTTGTTTATTGTGTGAAGGGAAAACTTGACACTACAATAGTTAAAGATGGAGATAAAATAGATTTTGGAGATTATCATTTTGAGGTTGTTGATTTAAGTGGGCATACTCCTGGGCAAGTAGGTATATATGATAGAGAACATAAAATTTTATTTTCAGGGGATCATATTTTAAACAAGATAACTCCTAATATAAGTTTCTGGGAATTTAAATATAAAGATATTTTAGGAACTTATTTAAAAAATTTGGATAAAGTCTATAATATGGATATAGATATTATTTATTCTGCTCATAGAGGAATGGTTGAAAATCCTAAACTTAGAATAGAAGAATTAAAAAAGCATTATGCTGATAGAAATGCAGAAGTATATAATCTATTGAAAGAGGGGGAAAAATTTAATGCTGCTCAGATTGCAGCTAAAATGCACTGGGATTATAGGGCTAAAAATTTTGAAGAATTCCCTAATAACCAAAAGTGGTTTGCAACTGGAGAAGCATTAGCTAACTTAGAACATTTAAGAGCTATTGGTAAGGCAGACTATGAATTTATAGATGGAGTTGCTTTTTATAGAGCTTTATAG
- the dpaL gene encoding diaminopropionate ammonia-lyase, whose amino-acid sequence MEKFNLVKFNTKQEDINMSYLDEKNAEKAINFHKSFPQYKKTPLVELKELSKEIGLKNFYIKDESYRFGLNAFKVLGGSYAIGSYIAEKIGKDINELPYEKLISEEIRKKLGDIIFVSATDGNHGRGIAWTANKLKQKSKIFMPKGSSTERLKNIRTENSDADIYEYNYDDCVRLANKYAEENNGILVQDTSWKGYEKIPRLIMQGYMTLAYEAYQDLKTKNELPTHIFIQAGVGALASAVTGFFSTMMKDNLPIIAVVEPNKANCLYRTALADDGKLHNVTGDMDSIMAGLCCGEPITVGWPILSKYIKYFISVDDVYAAHGMRLLGNPLKDDKKVISGESGAVTSGVVHKLMTDKNLEKYKKEIGLDENSVVLCFSTEGDTDKERYRKIVWDGEYQSL is encoded by the coding sequence ATGGAAAAATTTAATTTAGTAAAGTTTAATACAAAGCAAGAGGATATTAACATGAGTTATTTAGATGAAAAAAATGCTGAAAAAGCAATAAATTTTCATAAAAGTTTCCCTCAATATAAAAAGACTCCTCTTGTTGAATTAAAAGAACTATCAAAAGAAATAGGACTTAAAAATTTTTATATCAAAGATGAATCTTATAGATTCGGTTTAAATGCTTTTAAAGTATTAGGTGGTTCTTATGCAATAGGGAGTTATATTGCTGAAAAAATAGGAAAAGATATAAATGAACTTCCTTATGAGAAATTAATTTCAGAAGAAATAAGAAAAAAACTAGGTGATATAATTTTTGTTTCTGCAACAGATGGTAATCATGGTCGTGGTATTGCTTGGACTGCTAATAAATTAAAACAAAAGTCTAAGATTTTTATGCCTAAGGGAAGTTCAACAGAAAGATTAAAGAATATAAGAACAGAAAATTCAGATGCAGATATCTATGAGTATAACTATGATGATTGTGTAAGACTTGCTAATAAATATGCAGAAGAAAATAATGGTATTCTTGTTCAAGATACTTCTTGGAAAGGTTATGAAAAAATTCCTAGATTAATTATGCAAGGATATATGACTTTGGCTTATGAAGCCTATCAAGACTTAAAAACTAAAAATGAATTACCAACTCATATATTTATTCAAGCAGGAGTTGGAGCATTGGCTAGTGCAGTGACAGGTTTTTTTTCAACTATGATGAAAGATAATCTACCTATTATTGCAGTTGTTGAACCTAATAAAGCAAATTGCTTATATAGAACTGCCTTAGCAGATGATGGTAAACTTCATAATGTTACAGGAGATATGGACTCTATAATGGCAGGTCTTTGTTGTGGAGAGCCTATAACTGTTGGTTGGCCTATACTATCAAAATATATAAAATATTTTATATCTGTTGATGATGTCTATGCAGCACATGGAATGAGATTGCTAGGAAATCCTTTAAAAGATGATAAAAAAGTTATATCAGGGGAGTCAGGAGCAGTTACTTCTGGTGTTGTTCATAAATTAATGACAGATAAAAATTTGGAAAAATATAAGAAAGAAATTGGTTTAGATGAAAACTCAGTTGTTCTATGTTTCTCAACAGAAGGAGATACAGATAAAGAAAGGTATAGAAAAATAGTTTGGGATGGTGAATATCAAAGCCTGTGA
- a CDS encoding M20 aminoacylase family protein: MDREELKKEMIKWRRHFHKNPESAFEEVNTSNYIANLLQEMGYKVTTGIGKTGLIADLKLGTSEKIIGLRADMDCIELDEKLETEYKSVNKNRMHACGHDGHMATLLGTAKILSKEKNFDGTVRLVFQPAEEPGKGAKEMVKDGLFTKYHVDEIYGLHNMPGLEEGKIYTKVGSIMGSEDDFVIKIHGKGSHASAPNMSIDPLVIAANIILALQTIVARNVSPTDTAVVSCTELHTDGIRNAIPSNVIIKGDTRSFSKDVQILLEKRMEELVKNICLAYGADYEFEYTHEFSPTVNHKEQTEVAIKAAENILGKENVVANCQPTMISEDFGYFLTKIPGCFVFLGGAKKDKEVIALHNSMYNYNEDILIKGAEFFAEIIRIRLKK; the protein is encoded by the coding sequence ATGGATAGAGAAGAATTAAAAAAAGAAATGATAAAATGGAGAAGACATTTTCACAAAAACCCAGAAAGTGCTTTTGAAGAAGTTAATACATCTAATTATATAGCTAATCTTTTACAAGAAATGGGGTATAAAGTAACAACTGGAATAGGAAAAACAGGACTTATAGCTGATTTAAAATTAGGAACATCAGAAAAAATTATTGGACTTAGAGCAGATATGGACTGTATAGAGCTTGATGAAAAATTGGAAACTGAATATAAGTCAGTTAATAAAAATAGAATGCATGCTTGTGGACATGATGGACATATGGCAACATTATTAGGAACAGCTAAAATACTATCAAAAGAAAAGAACTTTGATGGAACTGTTAGGCTTGTGTTTCAACCAGCAGAAGAACCAGGAAAAGGTGCAAAAGAAATGGTAAAAGATGGATTGTTTACTAAATATCATGTAGATGAAATATATGGTTTACATAATATGCCAGGTTTAGAAGAAGGGAAGATATACACAAAAGTTGGTTCAATAATGGGAAGTGAAGATGACTTTGTTATAAAAATTCATGGAAAAGGTTCTCATGCCTCAGCACCAAATATGAGTATAGATCCTTTGGTTATTGCTGCAAATATAATACTTGCACTTCAAACAATAGTTGCAAGAAATGTAAGTCCCACTGATACAGCTGTTGTATCTTGTACAGAATTGCATACAGATGGGATTAGAAATGCTATCCCTTCCAATGTTATAATAAAAGGAGATACTAGAAGTTTTTCAAAAGATGTTCAAATTTTATTAGAAAAAAGAATGGAAGAACTAGTAAAAAACATTTGTTTAGCCTATGGAGCAGATTATGAATTTGAATATACCCATGAATTTTCTCCAACAGTTAATCATAAAGAACAAACAGAAGTTGCTATTAAAGCAGCAGAAAATATTTTAGGTAAAGAAAATGTTGTAGCTAATTGTCAACCTACAATGATTTCAGAAGATTTTGGATACTTTTTAACTAAAATTCCTGGTTGCTTTGTATTTTTAGGCGGAGCAAAAAAAGATAAAGAAGTTATAGCTTTACATAATTCAATGTATAATTATAATGAGGATATTTTAATAAAAGGAGCTGAATTTTTTGCTGAAATTATTAGAATAAGATTAAAAAAATAA
- a CDS encoding alanine/glycine:cation symporter family protein, whose protein sequence is MKVIYDIANFLWTYVIAYTLLGMGLYYTIRLGVPQIRYFKRTIIAMKNNIKSNDNVSGFATLCAAVGGQVGTGSLVGVASALTAGGPGAIFWMWVTALFGMVITFAEAVLGQLFREKQEDRTYKGGPAYYIEKGLKSKSVAIIISILYILGIGIAIVSLQTNSIANSFSMIVNIDPLIPGVVVLILTALVIVGGVKRLADTSSLIVPFMALGYIIIVLYIVISNINMLPNMFKLIFKSAFTTQAAAGGFLGHTVMQAFSSGVARGLFSNDAGDGVAAIMHATADVKHPAEQGMLSMLGTFITTCVICSFTAFAILSTNVLPSGYEGINLLQEAFYTSMGISGRWMVFLAMFLFGFTTLLADIYYGEVNIVYIFKKKSNIPIWIYRILTAIILLISCKIELRAIWATIDTLIALIVFINLVALLLLFKYVKYVFDDYKKQLKDGIEEPVWYNKIDKNF, encoded by the coding sequence ATGAAAGTTATATATGATATTGCTAATTTTTTATGGACTTATGTAATAGCTTATACCTTACTTGGAATGGGACTTTATTACACAATAAGACTTGGAGTTCCACAGATTAGATATTTTAAAAGAACAATAATAGCAATGAAAAATAATATAAAATCAAATGATAATGTTTCAGGTTTTGCAACTCTTTGTGCAGCAGTTGGAGGACAAGTTGGAACAGGAAGTTTAGTTGGGGTAGCAAGTGCTTTAACAGCTGGTGGGCCTGGGGCAATCTTTTGGATGTGGGTTACTGCCCTTTTTGGAATGGTTATTACTTTTGCAGAAGCAGTATTAGGGCAACTTTTTAGAGAAAAACAAGAAGATAGAACCTATAAAGGAGGACCAGCATATTATATAGAAAAAGGTTTAAAAAGTAAATCTGTAGCAATTATAATTTCTATATTATATATACTAGGTATAGGAATAGCTATTGTATCACTTCAAACAAATTCAATAGCAAATTCTTTTTCAATGATAGTCAATATTGACCCATTGATACCAGGTGTAGTTGTACTTATACTCACTGCGCTTGTAATTGTTGGAGGAGTTAAAAGACTAGCTGATACTTCTTCACTTATAGTTCCTTTTATGGCACTAGGATATATAATTATTGTTTTGTATATTGTAATTTCTAATATAAATATGTTACCAAATATGTTTAAATTAATTTTTAAATCAGCTTTTACAACACAAGCAGCAGCTGGAGGTTTTTTAGGACACACTGTAATGCAAGCATTTAGTAGTGGAGTTGCAAGAGGATTATTTTCTAATGATGCTGGTGATGGTGTTGCAGCTATAATGCATGCTACTGCTGATGTAAAACATCCAGCTGAACAAGGAATGTTAAGTATGCTTGGAACTTTTATAACAACTTGTGTTATTTGTTCTTTTACAGCTTTTGCAATACTTTCTACTAATGTTTTACCTAGTGGATATGAAGGAATAAATTTATTACAAGAAGCATTTTATACTTCAATGGGTATAAGTGGTCGTTGGATGGTTTTTTTAGCAATGTTCTTATTTGGTTTTACAACTCTTTTAGCTGATATCTATTATGGAGAAGTTAATATAGTTTATATTTTTAAAAAGAAATCAAATATTCCTATATGGATTTATAGAATACTGACAGCAATTATTTTATTAATTAGTTGTAAAATTGAATTAAGAGCTATTTGGGCTACAATAGATACATTAATTGCATTGATAGTTTTTATAAATCTTGTAGCTTTATTACTATTATTTAAATATGTAAAATATGTATTTGATGATTATAAAAAACAATTAAAAGATGGAATAGAAGAACCAGTATGGTATAATAAAATTGATAAAAATTTTTAA
- a CDS encoding M20 family metallo-hydrolase: protein MKINGNRLLETLKKLGATGREESGALSRVAATDNDKAGRDLFVSWLKESGLNVKVDQMGNIFGILETEENKNKEPIVIGSHIDSVINAGIYDGCYGVLSGLEVIRTLKENNYKLERPIIVGAFTNEEGIRFQPDMMGSLVFVRGLPVEEALNSKAIENPELILKSELQRIGYYGNEKPGFFKPYAYLELHVEQGPILDYEKISIGAVENLQGISWQKVTVHGEANHAGTTPTRLRKDAGYVTAKIITFLRDLANNSNEKTVATVGIIEFEPNAINVIPSKSTFTIDLRNPNEEKLKANEEALKNYLEKLRIEEGVEIETERLVRFLPVTFDERIVKIIESVAKDKNYSCRRMTSGAGHDAQMMSRICPTAMIFVPSYKGISHNPAEFTEDEDLLKGTSVLLDVVTKL, encoded by the coding sequence ATGAAAATTAATGGAAATCGTTTACTTGAAACATTAAAAAAACTTGGAGCTACTGGTAGAGAAGAAAGTGGAGCATTATCAAGAGTTGCAGCTACTGATAATGATAAAGCAGGTAGAGATTTATTTGTGTCTTGGTTAAAAGAAAGTGGATTAAATGTAAAAGTTGATCAAATGGGAAATATCTTTGGAATTTTAGAAACAGAAGAAAATAAAAATAAAGAGCCAATAGTTATAGGTTCACATATTGATTCAGTTATCAATGCTGGTATATATGATGGCTGTTATGGTGTTCTTTCTGGACTTGAAGTTATTAGAACTTTAAAAGAAAATAATTATAAATTAGAAAGACCTATAATAGTTGGAGCATTTACAAATGAAGAAGGAATAAGATTTCAACCTGATATGATGGGTTCATTAGTTTTTGTAAGAGGATTACCTGTTGAAGAAGCATTGAATTCAAAAGCGATAGAAAATCCTGAATTAATTTTAAAGAGTGAATTACAAAGAATAGGATACTATGGAAATGAAAAACCAGGTTTCTTTAAACCTTATGCTTATTTGGAACTACATGTAGAACAAGGTCCTATACTTGATTATGAAAAAATTTCTATAGGTGCAGTTGAAAATTTACAAGGTATCTCTTGGCAAAAAGTAACAGTTCATGGTGAAGCTAATCATGCTGGAACAACTCCAACAAGACTTAGAAAAGATGCTGGGTATGTAACTGCCAAAATAATTACATTTTTAAGGGACTTGGCAAATAATTCTAATGAAAAGACAGTTGCAACAGTTGGAATTATTGAATTTGAACCAAATGCTATAAATGTTATACCTTCAAAATCAACTTTTACTATTGATTTAAGAAATCCTAATGAAGAAAAATTAAAAGCTAATGAAGAAGCATTAAAAAATTATTTAGAAAAATTGAGAATAGAAGAAGGAGTAGAAATAGAAACAGAAAGATTAGTAAGATTTTTACCTGTAACTTTTGATGAAAGAATTGTAAAAATTATTGAAAGTGTTGCTAAAGATAAAAATTATTCATGTAGAAGAATGACATCAGGAGCAGGGCATGATGCACAAATGATGTCAAGAATATGTCCTACTGCAATGATATTTGTTCCAAGTTATAAAGGAATTAGTCACAATCCTGCTGAATTTACAGAAGATGAAGATTTATTGAAAGGAACATCTGTACTTTTAGATGTGGTAACAAAATTGTAA
- a CDS encoding AraC family transcriptional regulator: MDKNILLDINKREYPEHLLQGFPVGIVENKFSLETYNAINWHWHDELQYTFITKGEFLFRVGKQEIKLKEGEGLFINTQKIHNSHSLKDNSSYLFVYFHPTLIPYEKNTYLYKKYISPILKNKNLSAIKLTNNFEECIKIFDIIFKLKKISNKKDFGYEMEILSNLIELWKYTVILLNNLDNEKIIFSANDKLFNERLKNIITFVEENYNSNIKLEDISKLINLSNSECCRFFKKATNQTLNEYILSYKINKAFNEIINTDKSLAEISYDVGFNSQSYFSKKFLEIKNISPKEVRKKYKKNFKE, from the coding sequence ATGGATAAGAATATTTTATTAGATATCAATAAAAGAGAATATCCTGAACATTTACTTCAGGGTTTTCCCGTTGGCATTGTTGAAAATAAATTTTCTCTGGAAACTTACAATGCTATTAATTGGCATTGGCATGATGAACTTCAATATACTTTTATAACTAAAGGAGAATTTTTATTTAGAGTTGGTAAACAAGAAATTAAACTTAAAGAAGGTGAAGGATTATTTATTAATACTCAAAAAATTCATAATTCTCATTCTTTAAAAGATAATTCTTCTTATTTATTTGTATATTTTCATCCAACTTTAATTCCTTATGAAAAGAATACTTATTTATACAAAAAATATATTAGTCCTATATTAAAAAATAAAAACCTGTCAGCTATAAAATTAACAAATAACTTTGAAGAATGTATAAAAATTTTTGATATTATTTTCAAATTAAAGAAAATCTCAAATAAAAAAGATTTTGGATATGAAATGGAAATTCTTTCAAATCTAATAGAATTATGGAAATATACTGTTATTTTATTGAATAATTTAGATAATGAAAAAATAATATTTTCTGCCAATGATAAACTATTTAATGAGAGATTAAAAAATATTATTACTTTTGTAGAAGAAAATTATAATAGTAACATTAAATTAGAGGATATTTCAAAATTAATTAATTTGAGTAATAGTGAATGTTGTAGATTTTTTAAAAAAGCTACAAATCAGACATTGAATGAATATATTTTATCTTATAAAATTAATAAAGCCTTTAATGAAATTATAAATACAGATAAATCTTTGGCTGAAATATCTTATGATGTTGGTTTTAATAGTCAAAGTTATTTTTCTAAAAAATTTTTAGAAATAAAAAATATTTCTCCTAAAGAAGTTAGGAAAAAATATAAAAAAAATTTTAAAGAATAG
- a CDS encoding DNA/RNA non-specific endonuclease, whose protein sequence is MLKGINSEDISYEILEREKEKINQEALERFLEEKSEEENKQVSTDGMLFTSKDSTPMERILGKNDLFPISYLQIGLNVSKSICRISIRDSRGVVVGYGTGFLVSPCIILTNNHVINSYQTASNSIAEFNYQDDENFMPCPTYNYRLDPETFFITDENLDFTLVAVKENVTNQKHLKDFGYLKMSQKQGTILPEEYVSIIQHPKGGPKSVTLRENKVSRIKDAFIHYLTDTEPGSSGSPVFNDQWTLVALHHAGVPNPEQKDEWIANEGILIFAIVNYLAKKYSSLKENEQALIKEMVPDIELAENNITSDIENEPLGYNPLFLGKDYEVPLPTLSKEMEKDTAKTEDGNYVLDYMHFSIVMKKSRGLAYFTAVNIDGTDEVKIKRTADKWKFDPRISKDYQYGEEVYTNNELDRGHLVRRTDPNWGKNAMKANEDTFHFTNSTPQHKNLNQKTWVELEDYIFRNAVLNQFKVSVFTGPVFREDDMVYRQKYQIPAEFWKVVVMIKENGKLSATAYLQTQKNMIENLEFAYGEYKTYQVPVRNIEKLTGLDFRNLSKFDPMANIEATGIVITGPENIKF, encoded by the coding sequence ATGTTAAAAGGTATTAATTCAGAAGATATTTCTTATGAAATATTAGAAAGGGAAAAAGAAAAAATTAATCAAGAAGCATTAGAAAGATTTTTAGAAGAAAAATCTGAAGAAGAAAACAAACAAGTTTCAACAGATGGAATGTTATTTACATCTAAAGATTCTACTCCTATGGAGAGAATACTTGGAAAGAATGATTTATTTCCAATATCTTATCTTCAAATAGGTTTAAATGTCAGCAAATCAATTTGTCGTATTTCTATTAGAGATAGTCGTGGAGTTGTTGTTGGATATGGCACAGGCTTTTTAGTTTCTCCTTGTATTATTCTTACAAATAATCATGTTATTAATTCTTATCAAACTGCTTCTAATTCAATAGCAGAATTTAATTATCAAGATGATGAGAATTTTATGCCTTGTCCTACATATAATTACAGACTTGACCCTGAAACTTTTTTTATAACAGATGAAAATTTAGATTTTACTTTAGTTGCTGTAAAAGAAAATGTAACAAATCAAAAACATTTAAAAGATTTTGGTTATTTAAAAATGAGTCAAAAACAGGGAACAATTTTACCAGAAGAATATGTTTCTATTATTCAACATCCAAAAGGAGGACCAAAATCTGTTACTTTACGTGAAAATAAAGTTAGTAGAATAAAAGACGCTTTTATACACTATTTAACTGACACAGAACCTGGCTCTTCTGGTTCACCTGTCTTTAATGATCAATGGACTTTAGTTGCACTTCATCATGCTGGTGTACCTAACCCAGAACAAAAAGATGAATGGATAGCAAATGAGGGAATTTTGATTTTTGCAATAGTTAATTATCTTGCTAAAAAATATTCTTCTTTAAAAGAAAATGAACAAGCTCTTATTAAAGAAATGGTTCCAGATATTGAATTAGCTGAAAATAATATTACTTCTGATATAGAAAATGAACCTTTAGGATATAATCCTTTATTTTTAGGAAAAGACTATGAAGTTCCTTTACCCACATTATCAAAAGAAATGGAAAAAGATACTGCCAAAACAGAAGATGGAAATTATGTTCTTGACTATATGCATTTTTCTATTGTTATGAAAAAATCAAGAGGACTTGCATATTTTACAGCAGTAAATATAGATGGTACTGATGAAGTAAAAATAAAAAGAACTGCTGATAAATGGAAATTTGATCCAAGAATTAGTAAAGATTATCAATATGGAGAAGAAGTTTACACTAATAATGAATTAGATAGAGGGCATCTTGTTAGAAGAACTGATCCAAACTGGGGCAAAAATGCAATGAAAGCGAATGAGGATACTTTTCATTTCACTAACAGTACTCCTCAACATAAAAATTTAAATCAAAAAACTTGGGTTGAATTAGAAGATTATATTTTTAGAAATGCTGTTTTAAATCAATTTAAAGTTTCTGTTTTTACTGGACCAGTTTTTCGTGAAGATGACATGGTATATAGGCAAAAATATCAAATCCCTGCTGAATTTTGGAAAGTTGTTGTTATGATAAAAGAAAATGGAAAACTTTCAGCTACTGCTTATTTGCAAACACAAAAAAATATGATAGAGAATCTTGAATTTGCTTATGGTGAATATAAAACTTATCAAGTGCCAGTTAGAAATATAGAAAAATTAACTGGATTGGATTTTAGAAATCTTTCTAAATTTGATCCTATGGCAAATATAGAAGCTACTGGAATAGTTATTACAGGTCCAGAAAATATTAAATTCTAA
- a CDS encoding C1 family peptidase, producing the protein MINMYQAYTKRRFSKGKKEGEIIGTGWLPPLPDMRDYGSDHPKIMKLAEKLGIKSDKKEEKLPKSVDLREWCSPIEDQLTLGSCTANAAVGIVEYFQRRAHGIHIEGSRLFIYKATRKLMMTEGDSGAWLRSTMGALVLFGVPDEKYFPYTLDGSHINPNWDQEPDSFLYSMAKNYATLQYFCHDPHGKKQTKNEILNSVKKYLAAGIPSMFGFYGFSSFEACDLPGSIPYPGNDEQANWGHAVVAIGYDDKKKIKNTRYDTETIGALLIRNSWGKSWGDEGYGWLPYDYILNGLAEDFWSIISMDWVDTNQFGLNKNSH; encoded by the coding sequence ATGATAAATATGTATCAGGCTTATACAAAAAGAAGATTTTCAAAAGGGAAAAAGGAAGGTGAAATCATTGGAACAGGTTGGCTTCCACCTTTACCAGATATGAGAGATTATGGTAGTGATCACCCTAAAATTATGAAATTAGCTGAAAAATTAGGGATTAAATCTGATAAAAAAGAAGAAAAACTTCCTAAATCAGTTGATTTAAGAGAATGGTGCTCACCTATTGAAGATCAACTAACTCTTGGTTCTTGTACAGCAAATGCTGCTGTTGGGATTGTGGAATATTTTCAAAGAAGAGCTCATGGAATACATATTGAGGGGTCTCGGCTTTTTATTTATAAAGCAACAAGAAAGCTAATGATGACGGAAGGAGATTCAGGAGCATGGTTGCGTTCTACTATGGGAGCTTTAGTTTTATTCGGAGTTCCTGATGAAAAATATTTTCCTTATACTCTTGATGGAAGTCATATTAACCCAAATTGGGATCAAGAGCCAGATAGTTTTTTGTATTCTATGGCAAAAAATTATGCTACTCTTCAGTATTTTTGTCATGACCCTCATGGAAAAAAACAAACTAAAAATGAAATTTTAAATTCTGTAAAAAAATATCTTGCTGCAGGAATTCCATCAATGTTTGGATTTTATGGTTTTTCATCTTTTGAAGCATGTGATTTACCAGGCTCTATTCCTTATCCGGGAAATGATGAACAAGCAAATTGGGGACATGCTGTTGTAGCAATTGGATATGATGATAAGAAAAAAATAAAAAATACTCGCTATGATACAGAAACAATTGGTGCACTTTTGATAAGAAATTCTTGGGGCAAATCTTGGGGAGATGAAGGCTATGGGTGGTTACCTTATGATTATATTTTAAATGGCTTAGCTGAAGACTTCTGGTCAATCATTTCTATGGATTGGGTTGATACTAATCAATTTGGATTGAATAAAAATTCTCATTAA
- the rplQ gene encoding 50S ribosomal protein L17, which translates to MNHNKSYRKLGRRADHRKAMLKNMTISLVKAERIETTVTRAKELRKFAERMITFGKKNTLAARRNAFAFLRDDEAVAKIFNEIAPKYAERNGGYTRIIKTSVRKGDSAEMAIIELV; encoded by the coding sequence ATGAATCACAATAAATCATATAGAAAATTAGGAAGAAGAGCTGATCATAGAAAGGCTATGCTAAAAAATATGACTATATCTTTAGTTAAAGCTGAAAGAATAGAAACAACAGTTACAAGAGCTAAAGAATTAAGAAAATTTGCTGAAAGAATGATAACTTTTGGTAAGAAAAATACTTTGGCAGCTAGAAGAAATGCTTTTGCATTTTTAAGAGATGATGAAGCAGTAGCTAAAATATTTAATGAGATAGCACCAAAATACGCTGAAAGAAATGGTGGATACACTAGAATAATTAAGACATCTGTTAGAAAAGGTGACTCAGCAGAAATGGCTATAATTGAATTAGTATAG